AAGTGCCAAAATGTCCgtacccaccccccacacactcacacagtaGCTTCGGCACTTAAAAAGACATGGGTGGgggctctgagttgggaaatacctggatattttgggggcagagcctgaagaaggcggggtttggggaggggagggatttcaatgccacagagtccaattgccaaagcggcctgcAGACTAGACATCtgtagtcctgacctggatggcacagtcTAGCTTGGTCTCATAAgttctaggaagctaagcaggattggcccctgactagtacttggatgggaaaccaccaaggaaatccagggttgctatgcaagggcaggcaatggcaaaccacctctatctGTATGGGGCTGCCATAGTCaactgtgactggatggcacttttcACTGCCATAGGtctgtgcttaggactgcactataagtTAAACACCATAAATTCTCCAGTACTTGTAAAtttgaaggggagggatttcaatgccccagagtccaattgccaaagcggccattttctccaggtgaactgatctctatctgctgattttttttttaaatgggaataTGACTGATTggacttttattattatttttctgtctTATAAAATTTTTTGTAATCATTGCCTAATCATGAAAATGGCCACCTGTATGCCCACCGATTTTTGCAATTTGAAATTAAAGGAAGGCTTaatgccctgtggtgcagagtgttaagctgcagtactgcagtcaaaagctctgctcacgacctgagttcgatcccgacggaagttggtttcaggtagccggctcaaggttgactcagccttccatccttctgaggtcggtcaaatgagtaccccacaaacaaagtctgcccagtaaatgtcgggatgtgacatcaccccatgggtcagaaatgacccggtgcttgcacaggggacctttacctttaccttacctaatgcCACTATGTATTCTGTTTGCTCCCTAGGGCTTGGTTCCCAAATCAATGGGAATTACAGAAAGTACAACTCGGTTGTTGATCTGAGGCCCAAGACATTTGAAGATGACTACTTGGCTGATGATgagattccaccaccaccatcagttcctcctccaccaccaccaccatcagttcctcctccaccaccaccaccatcttttcctcttccaccaccaccaccactgccatcTTCAATTGACCTATCATCACTTTCAACTTCAGTGGAAGCTCCATTCCTACCTTCAGTGGAaattccacctccacctccagtgcctcctccacccccaccagcaGTATCACCTCTTTCATACCTGGCTCCGCCGTCACACTCAAATTCTAACGTGTCTTCTCCTACTACTCCATCTCCACCAGActtcattcctcctcctcctcctctggcttTTATGGATCGTGCAGCCCCTCCTACAACTCACTTTTCACCACCATTTCATACTCCACCTCTTTCAAATGGTGGCTACAAATGGAAATCTGAGACTGTTCTAAATCTTAGGGAGTCAGAAGATGGCTCTCACTACCCAAACTTAACTGTTCCACCTAGCCCTACCCAGAAGGAGAAAGAACTGCCCCAAACCAGCCCAGATCCTCATCAAACCCTTCCCAGATCATTTAAAATACCTCCTCCAGCCCCTATGAGAACATCATCTATTCCTTCCGGGGACAAAGAACCAAGCCGAAGAGATGAACAGGCCCCTAAAATGGTTCCTCACAGCCGACCTGCATTGCCACCTAACTTTACAGTACGGCCTGCAGCCGCGGTTCACTTAGAGGGAGACGCTGGACAGAAAGCTCCTTTGGATAAGCAAATGGTAGAAAAACCTTCTGTATTCATCACAGAATCTAGGAATCCAAAACCAACACCAGAGTCTAATGGTGTTTCTACCTCCGCATTGAAATGGGAGGTACAAAAAGAACTGGTGCCACAACAGGCAACATCAAAAGACTGTTCTAAAAAACCAGTGACTCCATATGCAGAAGAACCAGAGCTTCCGTCACCAGACTGGGCATCCTCTGATGATGAAGAATGGAAGGAACGTAGCAACCTGGACAAGCTGAAACATGAACTGTCAGCCCTTCTGTCTTCTACCTACAGAAAGGAAGACAGACAGCTGGAGAAAGCTGTAGTTCCCAAAAGTAAAACCAGCATTAATGATAGTAACCAGATTGGTTgggaagaattaaaacaagctaAGCCTACCATGATTAGCTCGCAAATACCAGCAGGGACAGATACTGAGAGGAAAGAAAAGATACCAGGCAATTCACCATCTGCAGGCAAAGTTTTGACCAATAATGTTAATTCAAATCCAGATAATAAATCTACCAGCATGCCAGCGAATTGTGTTCTGAAGTTCAAAAATGAATTGGAAGCTTTGCTGTCTCCAGCCAAGGACGGGGGGCCACCCTTGGCTCTTACCAACCTGAGGCACAATCCAGAACCAAAGAAACAAGCAACTCTTCAATTTGGGGGCAGCGAGTCCAAGATTCCCAAACCCACAGTAAATCAAAATACAGCAATATCTGAAGTGACAGGAAAAGAGCCTAGGATTCCTAGTGCATCTACTAATAACTCCCCAGCTGGAAACATTTGTAAGCCCCCAGCCTCCCCTCTAAAACCCAAGCCTGAACTCTTGGTTCCTGCTGCaccttctccagcctctgctggaATTGCCTCCCCTGTTCAAGCTCCCACCACAGACCTTTCTCACCTACAGTACAAGACACATAGGACAAAATTTGCCTCCACTGATAGCCTGCCCTCTGTGACGTCTTCCCAAGCTGCAGAAGATGGGCCGATCACCACAAATAATAATGACAACCAAAGAGACTCTGTTAGGCGCAGGTTCTCAGAGACACCCATCATCCTCAGGAACACCGAGCAACTGAATGGTAGTCTTTTGATCCATCCTGTAACAGGAGAGGAAGTCGAGAGAGGCTCCCCGATGGCTCTTCTCTTGGCTGCACAGCAGCGGGCCCAGAGAGGCAGGCGTTCTGCCTCAGCCTCACGACAAAACAGTTCCTTATCCGAGAATCCTCAGTTCAAGTTATCAGAAAAGCTGCGCAACAGCAGCCAGTCAGAGGTGACGTCATCCACCCTTTACTACAATGATACCAAGCCTAACACCGTCAAGGTTGTTCCAAAGGGCTCTCCCAGGGAATCCCTTGCAGCCTCAGAAATTCAGCAGCCTAATGGGGCAAGTTCATCTGATAATAAAGTCTGGGGCTTGTCCAACCTAGGGCAGAAAGGGCAGAAGCCGCAGTTGTTCTACAGCACCTCAGAACAATTCAGGGATTTGCACAAACTCAGGGAGAGCGAATCTCCGAATCTTCCTCCATCAAATAGTTGTGGCGCTTCCGTTTTGGTTCCAGGCGGCTTGGAGTCCAGCCACTTGAAGCAGCAGGGCTCTTCCAAGGTGTCTGATACTCCCCTCTGCTCTCTTACTAAACCCCAGATCCACACCAATAACAATGAGGCAGAAGAAGGCTTCAATTATGAGatcattccacccccaccagagTTCAGCAATGATGACAACGGAGCCCCAGATGTTTCttcaaagggggaaaggaagcctACAGGCTTCAGCACCTCAGCGGATGATCACGTCTCAGATGAACAAGTTCATTTCAATCATTCAAGCTATAGCTATAGCAACAGTTATTCCCCAATATTGAAACCTGCTCTGGAAAGCAGCGGGAGGCCTAGTGGATACGGTCTCCATTACTCAGGTGGAAGTTACCCTGCTGGCTACCTCAGTGGCTACTCCAACAGCCGCCCTCTGATTAAGAAGCGCCTTTATGTGTCAGAGTCTGATGGATCATATGACAGACAAGCCACTTCCACTCGCATCGGAAGCACACCCAGTTCCTACAGCCACAATGCAGTGACGTACAATTCCCCGTTTATGGAAGGGATGCGTCGGAACTCTACTCAGAGGAACAACAATGCACATGGCAGGAGGATGTCCCTGGAAGTACCTGGGAAAATGGTGACTTATAACAATGCCACCAATGACACCAAGTATAAAGGGCAGAATGGAGAGTATTCCACCAGTACTGGCAGGTACGTTCCGCTTATCATAAATACAAACATTGTGAGCCAGGAGCAGCTGGGAAATGTTGCTGGTTAAATGTAAGCAACAGGCGCCATCTGAAAATCTTTTACTTTTTGCTGCCTGCTAAACAGGGGGACTTTCCCCGCAACAGTGGGGAAATGGGGTTCAAGTCTATTTAACACAATGATCTGTCTCTGATTATTGCAATCCATAATGCCCCAGAGAAACAGCACTACTCTGGACATATGGGCAAGCCAGGGACAAGTGCACACACCACCAGATGAGTCTTTCCTTTACGTAGTCCATAAACAGGTGAATAAACACTAACTCTTGGAAGTAGTTAGCAGAAGTGACTGCCATGCAAACTTCTGTCCAGTAAAGTTTCTCCTCCAAATATACCATTGTGCATTAGGAGTGAAAACTAAAGTACAGtattttccctgcttccttctgacCCACCAactaacctacctttatctgcccccgcAACTTCATctgcccctccttccttcctctggcaGTCTCAACCTGTGAAAATTATGGCCTAGTTGTGCAGTGCCAGCCACCATTCCCCTGTATCCCACTCCCTAtgctatttcctttttcccctcctcctggcaagccacatattctcacctttccctgctctcTTCTCattcccatccatccatccaccactCAACCTTTTAACTGCCctccttcagctatatttattattttacttcaATCATACCCTgtggttctcctgtcctccattttatcttcacaacaatcctgtaaggatgagaatgtgtgactggtccaagatcacccagtgagcttctgcagtagagtggggattcaaacctgggtctctagagttgccaacctccaggtagtggctggagatctcataagaacataagaaaagccctgctggatcagaccaaggcccatcaagtccagcagtctgctcacacagtggccaaccatctcctgctattagattttatctccaggtgacagagatcagttcacctggagaaaatgtccactttggaaggtggattctgtggcattataccccattgaagtccctcccctcccccaaccctcctcaggctccaccccccaaatctccaggtatttcccaacttggagctggcaaccctatgagtcccccagatcctagtctgaaacactaacCATTGTACTACACTAATTTTcatggagtggctgctgttgatcagtagcaaacagccaggaCTAGGTGAGTCATTGTGCGGTAGTAAATCACCTGCTACTTGTTGGTGGGCCTGATGAGTCCTCGCTCAAAGTCCAGAAAAGCCCTGGAAAGGGTCATGTCCCCCCCTTTTATTGACAGataccaaggcttgaaggctgacaataCTGTTGTGGATGTCTAGGAGCCCCCACAATGGCCAATGAGAGGGCATTTGTTTCATAAAGCTACTAGGTATTGCTTCCATTATTTGGGGGGTtaccccccccatttatttttatttatttttcagatttttctgcaaatctggggtttttctcaggtttgttgAAAAATCTGTCATGTTTGTCCATGGTTCAAATCTtgagatttaagtatccacagatggtgCCGTTTTgataattaaatatattgatgacGCACACACATTTGCTTCACAGGCTGTCTAATTAAAGTGCACAACCAAGAGCTTCCATTCATTtgattgtatttttgttttttgcctttgttcccccccccccttcttcagaCCTGCCCCTGGAAATCTACAGTATAATGGGACTGCAAATACATTTACTGTCAGGCCTGGAACAAGACAGCCAATTTCTTATGCGTATCAAGGAGGTCTTCGATAAGGAGTAAACTCTGTCATTTCACACGCAGCTTGGACAATGTATCACAGAACTCCTCTTCTAAGCTTTGCTGGGGCTGTTCCTCAGATAGTTCTTCAGAGCCAGCAAAGAGGTCTACAATTGTCCTAGGGCCTTCTTGTGTCAATAGAACTGTTGTAAGTTATTAGGGCGAAGGGTAAGTCTTTTGAACTGGTAGCCTGCTTCTAAAGTCTTCTATGCGTTGTGTTGATGCAAGTGAGAGCATGCAGTGATTCAGCAACACTCGTTTAATTTATATGCTTTAAACAATTAAACTTCCTTGTGTCTAGGACGAGCTAAAAGGTAACTTGCCAGTATGAAACCTACTTTCCTGCCCCGCCTTCATGAATGTGCTTCAGTCATTCCAAAAAAAGAGCAAAAGAGAGGACACCATAATCTCAGGCAAGggaagagttgccaggtccctctttgccaccgttgggagattttgggggtggagcctgagttgggcggggtttggggagaggcgggacttcaatgccatagagtccagttgccaacgtggccgttttctccagatgaactgatctctatcggctggagatcagttttaatagcaggagatcttcagctagtacctggaggtaggcaaccctaggcaagggaGAGATGAGGGAGAGTCCAGCAACAGAAAAGTGTCAGCATATCGTACAGGGGCCAGGATAAGATGGACAGCTGAGGAGCAGCAGCCAATTAAAACACAGAACTGAACCCTGAAAAATTCCAGTGTGCGAAAGCTGATAGCACAGCTATGGGAACGGAGCAAGGATAAAGCACAAatcaggcagaatgggtgaagggAACAAGGGTTGCCTACATTTTGGGGCATTTGAGTTTTAAAACagctaatttttttaattagcagCTGATCCCTGGTTTTATAGGCCAGGACTTGACAAAAGTTCTCTGACTCTAGAAGCCAGGCCAAATATTTAGGAGCCAGACTGATATTTCAGTCCTCAGCGTTATGTATGACCATATTGCTACCACAAAAAAATACTGGGCACCCCAATGAAATTTCGAGATGCCATGGCGACCTGGTGCCTGGGACAGTCATCTTCAAGCCCAGAAAAACTTCTCTTGTTGAATTTGTTCTTGTTACATGAGTGTTAAAGGTGCAAGAACCCCGGCAGAGGCCACCCTAGGagagatgaagccagctggtccTAGATCTATTGGGGAAATGAGAGCAGGCTCCTTCCCTGGTTCTCCACCAGTCTCTTCATTCCTGCTATGATGTAAAACTAGTCCTACTAACTACTACAGGTAGGAGAAGGCAGTTCGAGGTagaagatgagagggaggaaatggctgcatcTTCTTCTGTTGCCTTGCAACGTTTAAGGAGATGGCCTGGCCTGTCCCTTCAACATGCAAAATGGTAAAGGAGGTCTAATCAGGCACTGGATGCTTGGAAAGTCCCTACTCTTTCCAATGTGCACTGGTTtggagattattttttttttaaaaaagcttttccttGAACACTTCAGTAAACAGAGGTGCTGGCACTTACACACTCAATTCTAAGGTTTATCTCCATGGACAATTACTGTTGAAGCGCTACAGGTAAACACCCATCTGTGAAAATCTGATCCCTGAAGCCTGATCGTATGTTAATTTTGAATCACATCCCATTTATtctgtgggatttacttccaagtagtaCAGATTTGCACCTAGATTTCATATTGGTGTGGACCATGCAGTGTACATTTCCACTAAAAAGTGGGTCAACTGTTACCAATctctcctcccactgcagacttccAACTCCTCCCTCATACAGTTCCTGGGAAAGGGTCGCTGTCCCTCAGGAGAAGCATTTCAGGCTGTATGCGGAGGACAGAAGAATGCCTGGTTCCACGGACAGAAATGCTTTCTATATGTGGAGATTTAGCACAGGATCCAAGCCGTATGACAGAGCACTTTATAACGTAACAGCTGGTCTTTTGTATCATGTTAACCGGCTAAGCTATGTAAATGGTGCTTTAAGACAAAGTTCTAGAACCGCTTGTTCATAAACTAGtcccatagtaaaaaaaaatctcctagaACTATTTTGGCAGATTATCACTTTGCAGAAAAACAAACCAGGGATCTTTTTTAACTCTTGTAAATACAACTGTAAATTTACAAACCATGTGCAGTCTCCCCTCTTCCAGACAGCAAGTTGTCTTTCATGTAAAATAGTATTTCAAGATTGTGGTTTAATTCCACAGAGGTCATTTTTTCTTTTAGCTTGCTAGTATTGTCCCAGAGGCCTACTTTATATATACATTAACCAAATGTTTCCTGGACTATTAAGAATGGTGAAGAAAAGGGAACTGTAGAAGCTTCATCTTTTCCCATCCCTGCAGTACTATGGCATGACAAGGTATCTTTTAAAGGTAGCAGGGCTCTGTATGTGCATCTGGTCActataagggttgccagctctgggttgggaggtgCACACTGggaagaatggggtttggggaagggagggacccagggttgccaggtccctcttcgccaccagtgggaggtttttggggcggagcctgaagaaggcggggtttggggagggacttcaatgccatagagtccaatggccaaagcggccattttctccaggtgaactgatctctatcagctgatcagttgtaatagcaggagatctcaagctagtacctggaggttggcaaccctagagggaccaCAACAGGTcatgatgccatagaattcaccctccaaaacagtcattttctccaggggaacggatttatGTGGTCTGAAGCTGTTGTACTTTGGGGAGATCTTGAGGCCCCATCGGGAGGTCAGCAACCCCATTCCCTACCCTTGTTTATATGCATGTATCCATAACGTTTAGGGCTTGCAGAGAGGTTAGCTCTCCATTATATGTATGAAAAAACAGCTATCCTACTGAAGTTGGGCAGTTGTTTTGTGTACAATGGGGCACAAGAGTGTCAAACATTATAGAACGTACACAATATACTGTAGTGCAGGGAAGAACTATGAAGCAGTCATCTACCTTATTTACAGGTAAATGAATATGTAAAGGAGTCGTGGAAGTAGCTTGGAATAAAGAAGAAATTTGTACGCTCAGCATCACCTTTCATCTCATTTGGAATTGTAGAAAAGCTATGTGGCATCTATACGTCAGTGTaaggactgggggggggaaatgcaaggcCTGCAGA
This Euleptes europaea isolate rEulEur1 chromosome 2, rEulEur1.hap1, whole genome shotgun sequence DNA region includes the following protein-coding sequences:
- the C2H6orf132 gene encoding uncharacterized protein C6orf132 homolog; this translates as MKKHHSVQGTISRLFGKKHSSSNSPTTSLYVTNPPWVFTQEVASDSLARSGDVDGTHYGDNRFGTLTDSGTATLKPRPRVRPLLTFLPLNAQEAHGVAVPTPSVPEGFEEKAAPGLGSQINGNYRKYNSVVDLRPKTFEDDYLADDEIPPPPSVPPPPPPPSVPPPPPPPSFPLPPPPPLPSSIDLSSLSTSVEAPFLPSVEIPPPPPVPPPPPPAVSPLSYLAPPSHSNSNVSSPTTPSPPDFIPPPPPLAFMDRAAPPTTHFSPPFHTPPLSNGGYKWKSETVLNLRESEDGSHYPNLTVPPSPTQKEKELPQTSPDPHQTLPRSFKIPPPAPMRTSSIPSGDKEPSRRDEQAPKMVPHSRPALPPNFTVRPAAAVHLEGDAGQKAPLDKQMVEKPSVFITESRNPKPTPESNGVSTSALKWEVQKELVPQQATSKDCSKKPVTPYAEEPELPSPDWASSDDEEWKERSNLDKLKHELSALLSSTYRKEDRQLEKAVVPKSKTSINDSNQIGWEELKQAKPTMISSQIPAGTDTERKEKIPGNSPSAGKVLTNNVNSNPDNKSTSMPANCVLKFKNELEALLSPAKDGGPPLALTNLRHNPEPKKQATLQFGGSESKIPKPTVNQNTAISEVTGKEPRIPSASTNNSPAGNICKPPASPLKPKPELLVPAAPSPASAGIASPVQAPTTDLSHLQYKTHRTKFASTDSLPSVTSSQAAEDGPITTNNNDNQRDSVRRRFSETPIILRNTEQLNGSLLIHPVTGEEVERGSPMALLLAAQQRAQRGRRSASASRQNSSLSENPQFKLSEKLRNSSQSEVTSSTLYYNDTKPNTVKVVPKGSPRESLAASEIQQPNGASSSDNKVWGLSNLGQKGQKPQLFYSTSEQFRDLHKLRESESPNLPPSNSCGASVLVPGGLESSHLKQQGSSKVSDTPLCSLTKPQIHTNNNEAEEGFNYEIIPPPPEFSNDDNGAPDVSSKGERKPTGFSTSADDHVSDEQVHFNHSSYSYSNSYSPILKPALESSGRPSGYGLHYSGGSYPAGYLSGYSNSRPLIKKRLYVSESDGSYDRQATSTRIGSTPSSYSHNAVTYNSPFMEGMRRNSTQRNNNAHGRRMSLEVPGKMVTYNNATNDTKYKGQNGEYSTSTGRPAPGNLQYNGTANTFTVRPGTRQPISYAYQGGLR